From a single Drosophila sulfurigaster albostrigata strain 15112-1811.04 chromosome 3, ASM2355843v2, whole genome shotgun sequence genomic region:
- the LOC133841678 gene encoding homeobox protein araucan — translation MTVHSNETGVCLVMNAVSTRLAASSPTTPSTNAAQTPHPPPQPPLSSSATQLPTLAHSASSAASSAAAGLGLGSGPGPTLTAAVVAAAAGLPSSVPLPLTTAGVGMVTSTVPPGARSGSPCSAAVTPYGVSASASAGSGAGPGPSALPAVGGVGPPPPGGPPAPGTGGPSGNPNRCCDTGRTIYTDPVSGQTICSCQYDMLNYQRLAAAGGLVPGPGGVPLGVYPEGMSAYLSGIAADQPPFYANPAGIDLKENLVAGAAPWPYPSMYHPYDAAFAGYPFNSYGMDLNGARRKNATRETTSTLKAWLNEHKKNPYPTKGEKIMLAIITKMTLTQVSTWFANARRRLKKENKMTWEPRNRVDDDDANIDDDDDNDKNTEDNDLLDAKDSGLGSNDDKDRMGRLGDMMGDRPGESNNSEWSESRPGSPNGSPDLYDRPGTHPLFHPAALHHHFRPPTGSPPDIAAYHHHQQQLLQQHQQAQQNSLQTAVGGTGGSLTVKPRIWSLADMAKDGKETNTAAKDSSPASELPPAQPAFYGHAGQHQHPSPGKILSPLAARIPNYAPYVRPDLYRGFYGPAAAAAAHLSAPTQEFLEHQRHFGASLAAHNGLGMNPLLWKAAVSGAATGQHFAPLSLTTTSNAGQGPQVAPPPGASPSASSSSSSMGCDVVHIPTSGGHTSGGAGGVSTQHMIGPISSNSTSSSSSSNSGKISPGVNVTSLSGKP, via the exons AATGCCGTTTCAACTCGCCTTGCTGCTTCGTCGCCCACAACACCCTCCACAAACGCCGCACAGACGCCACATCCTCCGCCACAGCCGCCACTGTCCTCGTCCGCAACCCAGCTGCCGACACTAGCCCACTCCGCCTCCTCCGCCGCGTCAAGCGCCGCCGCCGGCCTCGGCCTCGGCTCTGGTCCGGGGCCAACGCTGACCGCCGccgttgttgccgctgccgccggcTTGCCCAGCAGCGTGCCCCTGCCCTTGACCACAGCCGGCGTCGGCATGGTCACCTCCACAGTGCCGCCGGGCGCACGCTCCGGCTCGCCCTGCTCCGCCGCTGTCACACCCTATGGCGTCTCGGCCTCCGCTTCAGCGGGCAGCGGCGCCGGTCCAGGACCATCAGCATTGCCTGCCGTGGGAGGCGTTGGACCGCCGCCACCAGGCGGACCGCCAGCACCCGGAACGGGAGGACCGAGCGGGAATCCGAATCGCTGCTGTGACACGGGACGCACCATCTACACGGATCCCGTGAGTGGACAGACGATTTGCTCCTGCCAATACGATATGCTCAACTATCAGCGACTGGCGGCAGCTGGCGGACTTGTTCCGGGACCTGGTGGAGTGCCACTTGGCGTCTATCCCGAGGGCATGTCCGCTTACCTTTCGGGCATTGCGGCGGATCAGCCGCCATTCTACGCTAATCCG GCTGGCATCGATCTGAAGGAGAACCTGGTGGCTGGAGCAGCGCCTTGGCCATATCCCTCGATGTATCATCCATACGATGCGGCATTCGCTGGATATCCCTTCAATAG CTATGGCATGGATTTGAATGGAGCGCGACGAAAGAATGCCACACGGGAGACGACATCCACGTTGAAGGCTTGGCTCAATGAGCACAAAAAGAATCCGTATCCCACCAAGGGGGAGAAAATAATGCTGGCGATTATCACAAAAATGACGCTCACTCAGGTGTCCACCTGGTTTGCGAATGCGAGAAGAAGACTGAAAAAGGAGAACAAAATGACCTGGGAGCCAAGGAATCGTgtcgacgacgatgatgcCAACatcgatgacgacgatgacaacgacaaGAACACCGAGGATAATGATTTGCTAG ATGCCAAGGACTCTGGACTCGGCTCGAACGACGACAAGGATCGCATGGGCCGACTAGGAGACATGATGGGCGATCGCCCCGGtgagagcaacaacagtgaATGGTCGGAATCACGACCTGGCTCACCAAATGGTTCCCCCGATCTTTACGATCGTCCTGGCACGCATCCGCTCTTCCATCCCGCCGCCCTGCATCATCACTTCAGACCGCCAACCGGCTCGCCCCCGGACATTGCCGCCTATCACCAccatcagcaacagctgctgcaacagcatcagcaggcGCAACAGAATTCGCTACAGACTGCAGTTGGCGGCACTGGCGGCAGTCTGACCGTAAAACCAAGGATCTGGTCGCTGGCCGACATGGCTAAGGATGGCAAGGAGACGAATACGGCGGCCAAGGATAGTTCGCCAGCGAGCGAATTGCCGCCCGCACAACCAGCGTTCTACGGACATGCGGGTCAGCATCAGCATCCATCGCCCGGCAAAATACTCTCGCCACTGGCGGCTCGCATCCCCAACTATGCGCCCTATGTGCGTCCCGATCTCTATCGCGGCTTCTACGGTCCCGCCGCCGCAGCTGCAGCGCACCTCAGCGCCCCGACGCAGGAGTTCCTTGAGCATCAGCGGCACTTTGGCGCCAGTCTGGCGGCGCACAATGGCCTCGGCATGAATCCGCTGCTGTGGAAGGCCGCAGTCTCGGGAGCTGCCACCGGACAGCACTTTGCGCCCCTCAGCCTGACCACAACCAGCAATGCGGGACAAGGACCGCAAGTGGCGCCACCGCCAGGTGCATCGCCCTCGGCTTCGAGCTCCTCCTCGTCGATGGGCTGCGATGTGGTGCACATTCCCACCAGCGGTGGGCATACATCAGGTGGCGCTGGAGGCGTTAGCACCCAGCATATGATTGGTCCCATCTCCAGCAattcgacgtcgtcgtcgtcgtcctcgaATTCGGGCAAGATATCGCCAGGCGTGAATGTGACCTCGCTAAGCGGCAAGCCATGA